One stretch of Armatimonadota bacterium DNA includes these proteins:
- a CDS encoding DUF4157 domain-containing protein, translating to MKYLHALAAASAMCAIAVCPISASALAPRPKPVVVTTDTSQVPNDAAWAAMAQKLVEKWYPKVAKLLATPGFTPPGEVHLLFVKDMKGVAYTAGTTIHIAAHWIEQHPEDKGMVIHEMTHVVQQYPTYDPSWLVEGIADWVRFFVYEPKAKLPPINPQRAHYTDAYKTAAAFLAWIQKAHHVNIALKMNAALRSNTYTPDLWKDDTGMSLDDLWQEFIQKGNLATGGR from the coding sequence ATGAAGTACCTTCACGCCCTCGCGGCTGCCTCGGCAATGTGCGCTATAGCGGTTTGTCCTATCTCTGCTTCCGCGCTGGCGCCGCGCCCGAAACCGGTTGTGGTCACAACCGATACGTCACAGGTTCCCAACGATGCGGCATGGGCCGCCATGGCCCAGAAACTGGTTGAGAAGTGGTACCCAAAGGTGGCGAAGCTGCTGGCCACGCCAGGATTCACGCCTCCCGGTGAGGTCCACCTGCTGTTTGTAAAGGATATGAAGGGTGTGGCGTACACCGCCGGGACCACCATCCACATCGCAGCGCATTGGATTGAACAGCACCCCGAAGACAAGGGCATGGTCATCCATGAAATGACGCATGTGGTGCAGCAGTATCCCACCTACGATCCCTCGTGGCTCGTGGAGGGAATAGCTGACTGGGTCCGGTTCTTCGTCTACGAGCCAAAAGCCAAACTTCCGCCCATCAACCCGCAGCGCGCCCACTATACCGATGCCTATAAGACCGCCGCGGCTTTTCTGGCCTGGATCCAGAAAGCGCACCACGTGAACATCGCGCTGAAGATGAACGCCGCACTGCGATCCAACACCTACACACCGGACCTCTGGAAGGATGACACCGGAATGAGCCTGGATGACCTGTGGCAGGAGTTTATCCAGAAAGGCAACCTGGCCACCGGCGGGCGGTAG
- a CDS encoding 2-oxoisovalerate dehydrogenase, with amino-acid sequence MVAQGNRAAQPLAVGASPAHGVELLRLMMLSREGDRREAILMRQGKGWFQVPGMGHEAMAALAAELTPDDILFPFYRDRALVLARGMTTEDLALDFLARQGSSSEGRNMPAHTSARALNIFSIATPTGAQCLPAVGAAQGIKLSGSNAIVLCSIGDAATRQGEFFEAVCQAVQDQLPIVFVVEDNQYAISTPTEHMLPFRLDIFNAKLVERINGRVVTEVTERCGDAIRRTRAGAGPCILWCELDRLGSHTSADDQRVYRAADELEALPLRDPILLYGQYLISQGQLDEAGLATMHAEVLEEVDAIYARIDLAPFPPPATVLENVLGEEGKPGPIPAQADGETDTIVAAVNRTLRAGLAAVPTMLMTGEDIEDPKGGVFGITKGLSTDYPDRVRNSALAEATIVGTAVGLAATGFRPVFEIQFIDFITPAFNQLVVQASSLRWRTAGTWTCPAVFYAPYGAYLPAGGIWHSQSNEGWFAHIPGLRVAVPSTPEDAAGLFWSALHDNDPTLILVPKHIFRVRMPVRPNTPVPFGKASIRRSGTDVTLVAWGNCMEIAEQAADEVEKQGVSAEIVDLRSIVPCDWQTIENSLRKTGRLVVVHEDTRTCGFGQAVIAEMTSTPDRFFLLNAPPQLVARPDVHIPFCPSLELSLLPSVEQVVQAIHTTLE; translated from the coding sequence ATGGTCGCTCAAGGCAATCGTGCTGCCCAACCTCTGGCTGTTGGCGCAAGCCCGGCGCACGGAGTTGAACTGCTGAGGCTGATGATGCTCTCTCGCGAGGGCGACCGGCGCGAAGCGATTCTGATGCGGCAGGGCAAGGGCTGGTTTCAGGTGCCCGGAATGGGGCATGAGGCTATGGCCGCGCTAGCCGCCGAGTTGACGCCGGACGACATCCTCTTCCCTTTCTATAGAGACCGGGCGCTGGTATTGGCCCGCGGCATGACCACCGAGGATTTGGCGCTGGACTTTCTGGCGCGCCAGGGATCCAGCAGCGAGGGCCGGAACATGCCCGCGCACACCTCGGCCAGGGCGCTGAACATCTTCTCCATCGCCACGCCAACCGGGGCGCAGTGCCTGCCCGCGGTTGGAGCGGCACAGGGGATCAAGCTGAGCGGCTCAAACGCCATTGTGCTCTGCTCGATCGGCGATGCCGCAACCCGCCAGGGCGAGTTTTTTGAAGCGGTTTGCCAGGCGGTTCAGGATCAGCTTCCGATTGTGTTTGTGGTGGAGGATAACCAGTACGCCATCAGCACGCCAACGGAGCATATGCTGCCGTTCCGGCTGGATATATTCAACGCGAAGCTCGTTGAGCGCATCAACGGGCGCGTGGTGACCGAAGTTACCGAGCGGTGCGGCGATGCCATTCGGCGCACCCGCGCCGGCGCCGGGCCGTGCATCCTGTGGTGCGAACTCGATCGGCTTGGGTCGCACACCAGCGCCGACGACCAGCGCGTCTACCGAGCCGCCGACGAGCTGGAAGCCCTGCCCTTGCGCGACCCGATTCTGCTGTACGGTCAGTACCTGATTTCACAGGGCCAGCTTGACGAGGCCGGACTCGCCACCATGCACGCTGAGGTACTGGAAGAGGTAGATGCGATTTATGCACGCATCGACCTGGCGCCGTTCCCACCGCCGGCCACGGTCCTTGAGAATGTGCTTGGGGAGGAAGGCAAACCGGGCCCCATACCGGCTCAGGCCGACGGTGAAACCGACACCATCGTGGCAGCGGTCAACCGCACGCTGCGTGCCGGTCTGGCTGCCGTGCCGACCATGCTGATGACCGGTGAAGATATTGAAGATCCAAAGGGCGGCGTCTTCGGCATCACCAAGGGCCTCAGCACCGACTATCCGGATCGTGTCCGCAACTCGGCGCTTGCGGAGGCGACTATTGTGGGGACGGCGGTTGGTCTGGCCGCCACCGGCTTCCGTCCGGTCTTCGAGATCCAGTTCATCGATTTCATTACGCCGGCGTTCAACCAGCTGGTGGTTCAGGCGTCCAGTCTGCGCTGGCGCACGGCAGGAACGTGGACCTGCCCGGCGGTGTTTTATGCCCCGTACGGCGCCTATCTGCCCGCCGGCGGCATCTGGCACAGCCAGAGCAACGAGGGCTGGTTCGCGCACATCCCGGGCCTTCGCGTTGCGGTGCCCTCCACGCCAGAGGATGCGGCCGGGCTCTTCTGGTCCGCGCTGCACGATAACGATCCGACGCTGATCCTGGTTCCCAAGCACATATTCCGGGTCCGGATGCCGGTGCGGCCCAACACACCTGTGCCGTTTGGCAAGGCTTCGATTCGCCGTTCCGGCACCGACGTCACCCTCGTTGCCTGGGGCAACTGCATGGAGATTGCCGAACAGGCTGCCGACGAGGTGGAGAAGCAGGGCGTCTCGGCAGAGATTGTGGACCTGCGCTCCATTGTGCCCTGCGACTGGCAGACCATCGAGAATTCGCTGCGCAAAACCGGCCGACTTGTGGTGGTTCACGAAGATACCCGCACCTGCGGCTTCGGCCAGGCAGTGATTGCCGAAATGACTTCCACGCCGGACCGCTTCTTCCTGCTGAATGCGCCGCCGCAGCTGGTCGCGCGGCCGGACGTCCACATTCCGTTTTGTCCTTCGCTTGAGTTGAGCCTGCTCCCATCGGTGGAACAGGTGGTACAAGCGATACACACCACACTGGAGTAG
- a CDS encoding GNAT family N-acetyltransferase produces MNAPSATIRAYRKKRDRDAARRIWMEVGWSQDPSGLGTDADMVVEAGRAVVAEMDGSAEALACSCRGAMQYLDSELPIACVTGVAVSRIARKQGLARRLTAQLVAHDAREGAALTVLGMFEQGFYNELGFGTGAYEVWASFNPADLQLPVSHRPPQRIACDEQKAVHACRLARRRSHGGTNLHPVGISGGWMNNPATTFGLGFRDPGSGAITHMAWFSTDDNAEFGPLFIPFMAWRTPTEFLELMSVIRSLGDRIHLVRMPEPAGIQLQDLLSQPFARFRTTAGGKFAARLEARGYWQARINHLEPCVSKTQVCGEPIRFNLKLSDPIEKYLAAGSTSKWRGCAGEYVITFGPESSAHRGTAPGLPVMQAEVGAFTRLWLGVQPATGLAITDKLKAPDRLLEGLDRLLRLPRPCPDWDF; encoded by the coding sequence ATGAACGCCCCATCAGCCACAATACGCGCGTACAGGAAGAAGCGCGACCGCGACGCCGCCCGTCGAATCTGGATGGAAGTTGGCTGGAGCCAGGACCCCTCCGGGCTCGGTACGGATGCCGACATGGTTGTGGAGGCCGGCCGGGCTGTAGTTGCGGAGATGGATGGCTCGGCTGAGGCCCTGGCATGCTCATGCCGCGGAGCGATGCAGTACCTTGACTCGGAGCTGCCCATCGCCTGCGTGACCGGTGTTGCAGTTAGCCGCATCGCGCGCAAGCAGGGGCTGGCCAGGCGCCTGACGGCGCAGCTTGTGGCGCACGACGCTCGGGAAGGCGCGGCTCTTACGGTGCTTGGCATGTTTGAGCAGGGGTTCTACAATGAACTCGGTTTCGGCACCGGCGCGTACGAGGTGTGGGCGTCGTTCAACCCTGCCGACCTGCAGCTGCCCGTTTCGCACCGACCGCCGCAGCGCATCGCGTGCGATGAGCAGAAAGCCGTGCACGCCTGCCGTCTGGCGCGGCGACGCTCACATGGCGGCACAAACCTGCACCCGGTCGGCATCTCGGGCGGCTGGATGAACAACCCGGCGACGACATTCGGATTGGGCTTCCGGGACCCAGGCTCCGGGGCCATCACCCACATGGCATGGTTCAGCACAGACGACAATGCAGAGTTTGGGCCGCTCTTCATCCCGTTTATGGCCTGGCGCACGCCAACAGAGTTCCTCGAGCTCATGTCGGTGATCCGCTCCCTCGGCGACCGGATTCATCTGGTTCGGATGCCCGAACCCGCGGGCATCCAGCTGCAGGATCTGCTGAGCCAGCCGTTTGCCCGGTTCCGCACCACAGCGGGCGGCAAGTTTGCGGCCAGATTGGAGGCGCGCGGCTACTGGCAGGCGCGCATCAACCACCTGGAGCCGTGCGTGAGCAAGACGCAGGTTTGCGGTGAGCCCATCCGGTTTAACCTGAAGCTCTCAGATCCGATTGAGAAGTACCTCGCAGCCGGCTCAACTTCAAAGTGGCGAGGATGCGCCGGAGAGTATGTGATTACGTTCGGGCCGGAATCGAGCGCTCACCGCGGAACCGCACCGGGTTTGCCGGTCATGCAGGCCGAGGTCGGCGCGTTTACGCGGCTGTGGCTGGGCGTGCAGCCGGCCACGGGGTTGGCAATCACCGATAAGTTAAAGGCGCCGGATCGGCTGCTCGAGGGTCTCGACCGGCTGCTGCGCTTACCCCGCCCGTGCCCCGATTGGGATTTCTGA
- a CDS encoding acyl-CoA dehydrogenase family protein, with amino-acid sequence MTRNPPIGGGFLTMPADGDPGFAPEDLSAEERLMGRTAAEFLAGEVLPQTERIESGDTALMHGLMQQAGSLGLLAGDIPAIYGGLGASQAACALIAENLNWQQSFALTHEAHTVIGTLPLLYFGSADQKRRYLPSLASGEYIASFALSEAGSGSDALAAAARATRSADGKSYTLTGEKMWITNTAFAGLFTVFAQVEGSGLTAFLVERDSRGFGFGREEHKLGMKGTSTRRLLLDDVLVPAENAMEPGRGHYAALCALNMGRMRLEAGATGGIKQLLGACCRYAKQRHTFGKALAEYGLILSKLGAMAADLFALETMVYRLAGDLDRLFAPIDPDGGDAGAKYHHAAQEMALECNAVKVFGSEAYSLHADEAIQIHGGNGYTEEYPFARTWRDQRLLRIGEGANEIVRVALINQLDRRIAKGAVALLDDDAASFSEEDLERALRGIIGAAHRELTRCADAMHPADAQVATAALADLVVSLYACSSMRMRTERSTGERRSVMQRLRDAAEDRLTATATGALAVIRRTLPQNNLATTRLERRRSFGPNPCMLLRLAAEASLERDGYPL; translated from the coding sequence GTGACCCGAAACCCGCCCATTGGCGGCGGCTTTCTGACGATGCCGGCGGATGGAGATCCCGGATTCGCGCCGGAGGATCTCTCGGCGGAAGAGCGCCTGATGGGTCGCACGGCGGCGGAGTTTCTTGCCGGCGAGGTTCTACCGCAAACCGAACGGATTGAATCGGGCGATACGGCGCTCATGCACGGGCTGATGCAGCAGGCCGGCAGCCTGGGTCTGCTCGCAGGCGATATCCCGGCGATCTACGGCGGACTCGGCGCGAGCCAGGCCGCCTGCGCGCTGATTGCCGAAAACCTCAACTGGCAGCAATCGTTTGCCCTAACGCACGAAGCCCATACGGTAATTGGCACGCTGCCCCTACTCTACTTCGGTTCGGCCGATCAAAAGCGGCGGTACCTGCCGAGTCTGGCGAGTGGCGAATACATCGCATCGTTTGCGCTGAGCGAAGCCGGATCCGGCTCGGACGCGCTGGCGGCCGCCGCTCGGGCCACCCGCTCGGCGGACGGTAAATCGTACACGCTGACGGGCGAGAAGATGTGGATCACCAATACGGCGTTTGCCGGCCTGTTCACCGTATTTGCCCAGGTGGAGGGCAGCGGGTTGACGGCCTTTCTGGTGGAGCGCGATTCCCGCGGATTTGGCTTTGGGCGTGAAGAGCACAAACTGGGGATGAAGGGGACCTCCACGCGGCGGCTGCTTCTCGATGACGTTTTGGTGCCGGCCGAGAATGCCATGGAACCGGGGCGCGGTCACTACGCCGCGCTGTGCGCTCTGAACATGGGCCGAATGCGGCTGGAAGCCGGCGCAACCGGCGGCATCAAGCAGCTTTTAGGCGCCTGCTGCCGGTATGCGAAGCAGCGCCACACCTTTGGCAAGGCGCTTGCCGAATACGGGCTCATTCTCTCCAAACTCGGCGCCATGGCAGCGGACCTGTTCGCACTTGAGACCATGGTATACCGGCTGGCCGGGGACCTGGACCGCCTGTTTGCACCGATTGACCCGGACGGAGGGGATGCCGGAGCGAAATACCACCACGCCGCGCAGGAGATGGCGCTGGAGTGCAACGCCGTCAAGGTGTTCGGCTCGGAGGCGTACAGCCTGCATGCGGACGAAGCGATCCAGATCCATGGCGGGAACGGCTATACCGAGGAGTATCCCTTCGCCCGGACGTGGCGCGACCAGCGCCTGCTGCGCATCGGCGAGGGCGCCAACGAGATCGTGCGTGTGGCCCTGATCAACCAGCTCGACCGCAGGATCGCCAAAGGCGCCGTGGCGCTGCTCGATGACGATGCGGCCTCTTTCAGCGAGGAGGATCTGGAACGTGCGCTGCGTGGGATCATCGGCGCCGCACATCGCGAGCTGACGCGCTGCGCGGATGCGATGCATCCCGCCGATGCGCAGGTGGCAACTGCCGCGCTCGCCGACCTGGTGGTGAGCCTCTACGCCTGCAGCAGCATGCGGATGCGTACCGAGCGCTCCACTGGCGAGCGACGGAGCGTGATGCAACGGCTGCGGGATGCGGCAGAGGACCGCCTGACGGCAACGGCCACCGGGGCACTTGCCGTGATCCGGCGCACCCTGCCGCAGAACAACCTCGCAACTACCCGGTTGGAGCGACGACGCTCCTTTGGCCCAAACCCATGCATGCTCCTGCGCCTGGCAGCCGAGGCGTCTCTGGAGCGTGACGGGTACCCGCTGTGA
- a CDS encoding cobalamin-dependent protein (Presence of a B(12) (cobalamin)-binding domain implies dependence on cobalamin itself, in one of its several forms, or in some unusual lineages, dependence on a cobalamin-like analog.), whose amino-acid sequence MQTEPYDAEHAIRFVTAASIFDGHDAAINIIRRVLQASGAEVVHLGHNRSVDEIVTTAIQEDVQGVAVSSYQGGHMQVFRYLRRLLNERGGEHIQLFGGGGGVILPAEIAELGSEGTATIFSPEDGRRLGLQGMVNTMLRACDFSTTPCLGGEPEALNKGGWKGLASGITLAEQAASGSCPAAAAWVDSLPAAANPAPVVGITGTGGAGKSTLIDELLLRFLNDFEGRRIGILSIDPTRRSTGGALLGDRIRMNNVFRPGVYMRSLATRGGGTELSPAVQGALRVMQAAGFDLILVETSGIGQADAAITAVAGVTLYVMTPEFGAASQLEKIEMLASADLVAVNKLDRPGGQDALRYVRKQVQRNRGAVAEPLEAMPVYGVMASRYGNAGVSALFRALTERLGERWQLPDASPFAAPASTPQSLVPARRSGYLATIAQAVRSYHSTVAAQCQAVRTLQRLEHARGAVAGDSDAERALDRAIAHAETGVSPETRRLLDEWPSHERAVREADSGGERRSSLTLSGISIPRVATPHLEDAGELVGWLLKENLPGQFPFTAGVFAFKRESEEPKRQFAGSGGPERTNRRFHLLCAGEPARRLSTAFDPATLYGEDPDDTPDVYGRVGESGVSICTLDDMKKLYAGFDLCDPQTSVSMTINGPAPILLAMFFNTVIDQQMERLAASLGRTPDEVEAARVRAEALASVRGTVQADILKEDQAQNECIFAIDFALRMMGDVQQFCIDNGVRNYYTVSVSGFHMAEAGANPVSQLAFTLANAFTYLEYYLSRGMSIDAFAPSFSFFFSNGMDPEYSVLGRVARRIWAVALRDVYGANSRSQKLKYHIQTSGRSLHAQEIEFNDIRTTLQALLALEDNCNSLHTNAYDEAITTPTEESLRRAVAIQLILNKEFGVLKNENPTQGSFFIEQLTDAVEAAVLAELDRLHERGGVTGAMETQYQRGRIQDESLEYERRKQSGALPIVGVNMFLNPDQEKGDYHPPDVAVERAETAEKDAQIAALQEFHTRHAAEAPSRLAALKAAAAGDGNVFEMLMSAVRTCSLGQITHALYEVGGRYRRNM is encoded by the coding sequence ATGCAAACCGAACCGTATGACGCCGAACACGCAATCCGTTTCGTAACGGCCGCCAGCATCTTTGATGGCCATGATGCCGCCATCAACATCATTCGCCGTGTGCTTCAGGCTTCCGGCGCCGAGGTGGTGCACCTCGGGCACAATCGTTCGGTGGACGAAATAGTCACCACCGCGATTCAAGAAGACGTACAGGGCGTAGCCGTCAGCTCGTATCAGGGCGGGCACATGCAGGTGTTCCGCTATCTGCGGCGGCTGTTGAATGAGCGCGGCGGCGAGCACATCCAGCTATTTGGCGGTGGCGGCGGCGTTATTCTGCCCGCCGAGATTGCCGAACTCGGCTCCGAAGGCACGGCGACCATATTCTCGCCGGAGGATGGGCGCCGCCTCGGCCTGCAGGGCATGGTGAACACCATGCTGCGCGCGTGCGACTTCTCCACCACACCGTGCCTGGGCGGTGAACCCGAGGCGTTGAACAAGGGGGGTTGGAAGGGGCTGGCCTCCGGAATCACGCTGGCCGAGCAGGCTGCCTCGGGCAGCTGCCCCGCGGCCGCCGCATGGGTGGATTCGCTGCCCGCCGCGGCGAACCCCGCGCCGGTGGTTGGCATCACCGGAACGGGAGGCGCCGGCAAGTCGACGCTGATTGACGAGCTGCTGCTGCGCTTCCTGAACGATTTTGAGGGCCGGCGTATCGGGATTCTCTCCATAGACCCCACGCGCCGATCCACGGGCGGGGCTTTACTGGGCGACCGCATCCGAATGAACAACGTTTTTCGGCCGGGCGTCTACATGCGGTCGCTGGCTACGCGCGGTGGCGGCACGGAGCTATCTCCTGCCGTACAAGGCGCATTGCGCGTGATGCAGGCTGCCGGCTTCGATCTGATTCTGGTGGAGACCTCCGGCATTGGGCAGGCCGACGCCGCCATCACGGCAGTTGCCGGCGTGACGCTGTACGTTATGACGCCGGAGTTTGGCGCCGCTTCGCAACTCGAAAAGATCGAGATGCTGGCTTCCGCTGATCTCGTAGCTGTCAACAAGCTAGATCGTCCCGGCGGGCAGGATGCGCTCCGGTATGTGCGCAAGCAGGTTCAGCGCAACCGCGGCGCAGTCGCGGAGCCGCTGGAGGCCATGCCGGTTTACGGAGTGATGGCGTCGCGGTACGGAAATGCGGGCGTGTCAGCACTCTTTCGTGCGCTCACAGAGCGCCTGGGCGAGCGCTGGCAGCTGCCCGATGCGTCGCCGTTCGCCGCCCCAGCTTCAACACCGCAATCGCTCGTTCCCGCGCGGCGAAGTGGCTACCTTGCGACCATTGCGCAGGCGGTGCGCAGCTACCATTCCACCGTGGCTGCGCAGTGTCAGGCAGTCCGCACCCTCCAGCGCCTGGAGCATGCCCGAGGCGCGGTGGCGGGCGACTCCGACGCGGAGCGCGCGCTCGATCGCGCGATAGCCCACGCCGAAACAGGTGTCTCCCCGGAAACGCGCCGGCTGCTGGATGAATGGCCCAGCCACGAACGCGCGGTGCGGGAGGCCGATTCCGGCGGCGAACGCCGGTCCAGCCTCACACTCTCCGGAATTTCGATACCCCGAGTGGCCACACCACATCTTGAGGATGCCGGCGAGCTCGTCGGTTGGCTTCTCAAGGAGAATCTGCCGGGTCAGTTCCCATTCACCGCCGGCGTGTTTGCGTTCAAGCGTGAGAGTGAAGAGCCGAAGCGCCAGTTCGCCGGTTCGGGCGGGCCCGAACGCACCAACCGCCGCTTCCATCTGCTCTGCGCGGGCGAGCCGGCTCGGCGGCTTTCCACAGCGTTCGACCCCGCGACGCTCTACGGCGAGGATCCTGACGATACGCCCGATGTATATGGGCGCGTGGGCGAGTCGGGCGTGAGCATCTGCACGCTGGATGACATGAAGAAGCTGTACGCCGGCTTCGACCTGTGCGACCCGCAAACGTCGGTTTCGATGACGATCAACGGCCCCGCGCCGATTCTGCTCGCGATGTTCTTCAACACCGTGATCGATCAGCAGATGGAGCGGCTGGCCGCGTCTCTCGGCCGGACGCCGGATGAAGTCGAGGCAGCACGGGTGCGCGCGGAGGCCCTCGCCTCGGTGCGCGGCACCGTACAGGCCGATATTCTGAAAGAGGATCAGGCGCAGAACGAATGCATCTTCGCCATCGACTTCGCGCTGCGAATGATGGGCGACGTCCAGCAGTTCTGCATCGACAATGGCGTCCGCAACTACTATACGGTGTCGGTATCGGGATTCCACATGGCGGAGGCGGGCGCCAATCCGGTATCGCAGCTCGCCTTCACGCTTGCAAACGCCTTCACCTACCTGGAGTACTACCTGAGCCGTGGCATGAGCATTGACGCATTTGCGCCCAGCTTCTCGTTCTTCTTCTCCAACGGCATGGATCCGGAGTACTCCGTGCTGGGTCGCGTTGCCCGCCGGATATGGGCAGTTGCGCTTCGCGATGTTTACGGCGCCAACTCCCGCTCTCAAAAGCTGAAGTACCATATCCAGACCTCCGGGCGCTCGCTTCACGCGCAGGAGATTGAGTTCAACGATATTCGTACCACGCTGCAGGCGCTCCTGGCGCTGGAGGATAACTGCAACTCGCTGCACACCAACGCATACGATGAGGCCATCACCACGCCGACCGAGGAGTCGCTGCGGCGGGCCGTGGCCATCCAGCTTATCCTGAACAAGGAGTTCGGCGTACTGAAGAATGAGAACCCCACGCAGGGCTCGTTCTTCATCGAGCAGCTTACCGACGCCGTGGAAGCGGCGGTGCTGGCGGAGCTGGACCGTCTGCATGAGCGCGGCGGCGTTACCGGCGCGATGGAGACGCAGTACCAGCGCGGCCGCATTCAGGATGAATCGCTCGAGTACGAGCGGCGCAAGCAGAGCGGAGCGCTGCCGATTGTCGGCGTGAACATGTTCCTCAATCCCGATCAGGAGAAGGGCGACTACCATCCGCCGGATGTGGCCGTTGAGCGGGCTGAGACCGCGGAGAAAGATGCACAGATCGCGGCTCTGCAAGAGTTCCACACGCGGCATGCCGCCGAGGCCCCGAGCCGGCTTGCGGCTCTAAAGGCCGCGGCGGCCGGCGATGGTAACGTGTTTGAGATGCTGATGAGCGCGGTAAGGACCTGCTCGTTGGGCCAGATCACACACGCCCTGTACGAAGTCGGCGGGCGCTACCGGCGCAATATGTAG
- a CDS encoding 2-oxo acid dehydrogenase subunit E2 — protein sequence MPTQEILVPQMGEGLQEVRILSFAKNPGDMIRRDELIYSMETDKATMDVESPFSGTLRRWLVSEGDIVPIGAPIAEVEVAAATASSAAQPAPAAPPADAAAVPPAAARPVLRVAPRTRQHCKTLGVSEEEMALIPSLSGTLMPEDVDRYLALRAPAEGQSSSEYTDHTLSQQQRLLIYHFKRSAQTIVPGTIRRVVEWGLVKSRVGQIKRDQPELHVSEFQSFAWVVAQVSNQHPKFRSILVGEQTLREYNNLNMGVAVSLPEGNLTTAVIRAANQLPYPEFVKTLQQRIRAARDGADQADAATQLLLTYMGGYGVIDAVPVLVAPAIAVLFIGAAFEQEGKTLANTVLTFDHRVVNGVQAAEFLQAVGQAAEEFGRDGVAAS from the coding sequence GTGCCGACTCAGGAAATACTGGTGCCGCAGATGGGCGAAGGCCTGCAGGAGGTGCGAATCCTTAGCTTCGCCAAGAACCCGGGAGATATGATCCGCCGGGACGAGCTGATCTACAGCATGGAGACCGACAAGGCAACCATGGATGTGGAGTCGCCGTTTTCCGGGACGCTACGACGCTGGCTGGTATCGGAAGGCGATATCGTGCCGATCGGCGCGCCGATTGCCGAGGTGGAAGTGGCGGCCGCAACTGCCTCCAGCGCGGCGCAGCCTGCTCCAGCGGCGCCACCGGCAGATGCCGCGGCGGTGCCGCCGGCCGCCGCTCGACCGGTGCTGCGGGTTGCGCCGCGCACCCGGCAGCACTGTAAAACACTGGGTGTGTCGGAAGAGGAGATGGCGCTCATTCCCTCCCTATCCGGCACACTGATGCCGGAGGATGTGGATCGCTACCTTGCCCTCCGCGCCCCGGCCGAGGGCCAGAGCAGCTCGGAGTATACCGATCACACGCTGTCACAACAGCAGCGGTTGTTGATCTACCACTTCAAACGGAGCGCGCAGACCATTGTCCCCGGCACCATCCGGCGCGTGGTGGAGTGGGGATTGGTAAAGTCACGCGTGGGCCAGATCAAGCGTGACCAACCGGAACTGCACGTCTCGGAGTTTCAGTCGTTTGCCTGGGTTGTTGCCCAGGTTTCCAACCAGCATCCAAAGTTCCGGTCCATCCTGGTGGGCGAGCAGACGCTGCGCGAATATAACAACCTGAACATGGGCGTGGCCGTGTCGCTGCCGGAGGGCAACCTCACCACGGCGGTGATCCGGGCAGCCAATCAGCTGCCGTATCCGGAGTTTGTGAAGACGCTTCAACAACGCATCCGCGCCGCCCGGGATGGCGCCGACCAGGCAGACGCGGCCACGCAGCTGCTGTTGACGTACATGGGAGGGTACGGCGTGATTGATGCCGTGCCCGTGTTGGTCGCCCCAGCGATCGCGGTCCTGTTTATCGGCGCCGCATTCGAGCAGGAGGGGAAGACGTTGGCCAACACCGTGCTGACCTTTGACCACCGCGTGGTAAATGGCGTGCAGGCCGCGGAGTTTCTGCAGGCCGTCGGCCAGGCTGCGGAGGAGTTTGGGCGCGATGGGGTGGCCGCATCGTGA